Proteins encoded together in one Streptomyces sp. TLI_171 window:
- a CDS encoding NAD(P)/FAD-dependent oxidoreductase: MIIGGGCAGLSVALRLQQLLRPQLKDRRIDVTIVEPQPYLTFQPLLAEVAAGSIDPRHVVVPLRTALPDCRVLTARVTRIDHATRTAWVDAAPRGELRLPTEVRYDILVMAPGSVSRTAPVPGLAEHGMGFATVGEAVGLRNHVLEQLDLASSTRDPALRQAALTFVFVGAGYAGVGALAELEDMARTATKGFHNLTPDDLRWVLVEAKDRILGEETPELADHTLAELRERNIDVRVGTTLESAADRLMVLSDGSRFAARTLVWTAGVRPAPVLSLTDLPLDGAGRITCLPTLRIIDADGIALPDAWAAGDCAAVPDHTGELCAPNAQHALAQAKLLAENLAAELAGQPLTGYRPDQPACSTSLGLRRAVAHTRRGTRLTGRRAWWLHRARQLRRLPSRERRIRVLMDWLFGGLFQREVVSLGTIEHPRAEFESGFESGSTAGPGT; encoded by the coding sequence CTGATCATCGGCGGTGGCTGCGCCGGACTGAGCGTCGCGCTGCGCCTCCAACAGCTGCTGCGCCCGCAGTTGAAGGACCGACGGATCGACGTCACGATCGTCGAGCCGCAGCCGTACCTGACCTTCCAGCCCCTGCTGGCCGAGGTCGCCGCCGGCTCCATCGACCCCCGCCACGTGGTGGTACCGCTGCGCACCGCCCTCCCGGACTGCCGGGTGCTCACCGCCCGCGTCACCAGGATCGACCACGCCACCCGCACCGCCTGGGTCGACGCCGCCCCGCGCGGCGAACTCCGGCTGCCCACCGAAGTCCGCTACGACATCCTGGTGATGGCCCCGGGCTCGGTCTCCCGCACCGCGCCCGTGCCGGGCCTCGCCGAGCACGGCATGGGCTTCGCCACCGTCGGCGAGGCGGTCGGGCTGCGCAACCACGTGCTGGAGCAGCTGGACCTGGCCTCCTCCACCCGCGACCCCGCACTGCGCCAGGCCGCCCTGACGTTCGTGTTCGTCGGGGCCGGCTACGCGGGCGTCGGCGCGCTCGCCGAACTGGAGGACATGGCCCGCACCGCCACCAAGGGCTTCCACAACCTCACCCCCGACGACCTGCGCTGGGTACTGGTGGAGGCGAAGGACCGGATCCTCGGCGAGGAGACCCCGGAGCTCGCCGACCACACCCTGGCCGAACTGCGCGAACGCAACATCGACGTGCGGGTCGGCACCACCCTCGAATCCGCCGCCGACCGGCTCATGGTGCTCTCCGACGGCAGCCGCTTCGCCGCCCGCACCCTGGTCTGGACGGCCGGCGTCCGCCCCGCCCCCGTCCTCTCCCTCACCGACCTGCCGCTGGACGGCGCCGGCCGGATCACCTGCCTGCCCACGCTGCGGATCATCGACGCCGACGGCATCGCGCTGCCCGACGCCTGGGCCGCGGGAGACTGCGCGGCCGTTCCCGACCACACCGGCGAACTCTGCGCCCCCAACGCCCAACACGCCCTGGCCCAGGCCAAGTTGCTCGCCGAGAACCTGGCCGCCGAACTCGCCGGACAACCGCTCACCGGCTACCGCCCCGACCAGCCCGCCTGCTCCACCTCGCTCGGCCTGCGCCGCGCCGTCGCCCACACCAGGCGCGGCACCCGCCTCACCGGCCGCCGGGCCTGGTGGCTGCACCGCGCCCGCCAACTGCGCCGCCTGCCCAGCCGGGAGCGGCGGATCCGGGTGCTGATGGACTGGCTGTTCGGCGGGCTGTTCCAGCGCGAGGTGGTCTCGCTCGGCACCATCGAGCACCCGCGCGCCGAATTCGAGTCCGGCTTCGAGTCCGGTTCCACGGCCGGCCCCGGCACCTGA
- a CDS encoding DsbA family oxidoreductase, whose protein sequence is MKVEIYSDIACPWCYVGKRRFEQALGQFEGKDGVEVVYRPYQLVPDAPEQARPHREWLAERYGPQSLAMDARITEVGKAVGIDYDFDAALEVNTLRAHRLLHLAETEYGPAVQAALKERLLKAHFSEGVDVGDIEALADLAAETGIDRARAAAYLADGEGEDETRAALAEARAIGVTAVPTFVFEGKWAVQGGQEAETFLQVLRQVEAETAKQIVPLTPAAGTCDDGACAI, encoded by the coding sequence ATGAAGGTCGAAATCTACTCGGACATCGCCTGCCCCTGGTGCTACGTCGGCAAGCGACGCTTCGAGCAGGCACTTGGCCAGTTCGAGGGCAAGGACGGCGTCGAGGTGGTCTACCGCCCGTACCAGCTCGTTCCCGACGCCCCGGAGCAGGCCCGCCCGCACCGCGAGTGGCTCGCCGAGCGCTACGGCCCGCAGTCGCTCGCCATGGACGCCCGGATCACCGAGGTCGGAAAGGCCGTCGGCATCGACTACGACTTCGACGCCGCCCTGGAGGTCAACACCCTCCGGGCCCACCGCCTGCTGCACCTCGCCGAGACCGAGTACGGTCCGGCCGTCCAGGCCGCCCTCAAGGAGCGCCTGCTCAAGGCCCACTTCTCCGAAGGCGTGGACGTCGGCGACATCGAGGCCCTCGCCGACCTCGCTGCCGAGACCGGGATCGACCGGGCGCGTGCCGCCGCCTACCTGGCCGACGGCGAGGGCGAGGACGAGACCCGGGCCGCCCTGGCCGAGGCCCGCGCCATCGGCGTCACCGCCGTCCCCACCTTCGTCTTCGAAGGCAAGTGGGCCGTCCAGGGCGGCCAGGAGGCCGAAACCTTCCTCCAGGTGCTCCGCCAGGTCGAAGCCGAGACCGCGAAGCAGATCGTCCCGCTCACCCCGGCCGCCGGCACCTGCGACGACGGCGCCTGCGCGATCTGA
- a CDS encoding asparagine synthase-related protein — MRWLTGWSGLTAADPTLAAVRPIAGTLLWGGPNPLWAVGDWRPDELRLAVLRPGGPATVRGGLDPGDPTDQADRDTPATLRLAVAGRCGATDRELADGLAAARGGALRHLTHWPGSYAVVLRAGTRSTVLLTDLAGAQPAFHTPFAGGTAYATAALPLADLVGAPVDAAHLAARLATPDTPETLGDHTPYRGVRRVPPGHALGIRGGRADSTSYLDDPVEERAEAPAVRELTRALLEAVRCRVRATAPADRPRLGVDLSYGTASATVALLAAAVPLPAGPGAGAEPDRPAARTGAVKGSWARRADQPEPETLPAVTLGDAAGLALAVHAPRLRHLVLEPVAPYAQLAEPPPAPRGAGWYPHSGPLTDEPGPALIDAARYIAAHRAGGADHLTGHGARQVLDGHPARLADLVRAGRPLDLLAPIAALAGADRATAGALTGTLHTPVTVLRAARRLARGRYADALDDLALRLTLRHTPAERATMGRALAADLAWHRPGPAAHLLADEPLAALAQHLRTAARRPAPTEAPGARRARLALHRHAAHYRTLVHATEQHGQRLHAPFLDNQVVRAARLLPDDLRLQPGARHALLAAVLAGAGRTDLPADWGRGTGADPHDSARRGLRAAAPALTDLLDRPLLGEAGLLDVPAARKTLAAATDPAQSAPPGTLAALADLIATELWLRRLAARRPGSSWAGLPAPHRTALPT; from the coding sequence ATGCGGTGGCTCACCGGCTGGAGCGGCCTGACCGCCGCCGACCCGACCCTCGCCGCGGTCCGCCCGATCGCCGGCACCCTGCTCTGGGGCGGCCCCAACCCGCTCTGGGCGGTCGGCGACTGGCGCCCCGACGAACTGCGGCTCGCCGTGCTCCGACCCGGCGGCCCCGCCACCGTCCGCGGCGGCCTCGACCCCGGGGACCCCACCGACCAGGCCGACCGCGACACCCCCGCCACCCTGCGCCTCGCCGTCGCCGGCCGCTGCGGCGCCACCGACCGCGAACTCGCCGACGGCCTCGCCGCCGCCCGCGGCGGCGCCCTGCGCCACCTCACCCACTGGCCCGGCAGCTACGCCGTCGTGCTGCGCGCCGGCACCCGCTCCACCGTGCTGCTCACCGACCTGGCCGGCGCCCAACCCGCCTTCCACACCCCGTTCGCCGGCGGCACCGCGTACGCCACCGCCGCCCTGCCGCTCGCCGACCTGGTCGGCGCCCCCGTCGACGCCGCCCACCTGGCCGCCCGCCTCGCCACCCCCGACACCCCCGAGACGCTCGGCGACCACACTCCCTACCGCGGCGTGCGCCGCGTCCCGCCCGGCCACGCCCTCGGCATCCGCGGCGGCCGGGCCGACAGCACCTCCTACCTGGACGACCCCGTCGAGGAACGCGCCGAGGCCCCCGCCGTCCGCGAACTCACCCGCGCCCTGCTGGAAGCGGTCCGCTGCCGGGTCCGCGCCACCGCCCCCGCCGACCGGCCCCGGCTCGGCGTCGACCTCTCCTACGGCACCGCCTCCGCCACCGTCGCCCTGCTCGCCGCCGCCGTCCCGCTGCCCGCCGGGCCCGGCGCCGGCGCCGAACCCGACCGGCCCGCCGCCCGGACCGGCGCCGTCAAGGGATCCTGGGCCCGCCGCGCCGACCAGCCCGAACCCGAGACCCTGCCCGCCGTCACCCTCGGCGACGCCGCCGGCCTCGCCCTCGCCGTGCACGCCCCCCGCCTCCGGCACCTGGTCCTGGAACCCGTCGCCCCGTACGCCCAACTCGCCGAGCCTCCCCCGGCCCCGCGGGGGGCCGGGTGGTACCCCCATTCCGGACCGCTCACCGACGAACCCGGCCCCGCCCTGATCGACGCCGCCCGCTACATCGCCGCGCACCGGGCCGGCGGCGCCGACCACCTCACCGGCCACGGCGCCCGCCAGGTCCTCGACGGCCACCCCGCCCGGCTCGCCGACCTGGTCCGGGCCGGCCGCCCGCTCGACCTGCTCGCCCCGATCGCCGCCCTGGCCGGCGCCGACCGCGCCACGGCCGGCGCCCTCACCGGCACCCTGCACACCCCCGTCACCGTGCTCCGCGCCGCCCGGCGGCTGGCCCGCGGCCGCTACGCCGACGCCCTCGACGACCTCGCCCTCCGGCTGACCCTCCGTCACACGCCCGCCGAACGCGCCACCATGGGCCGCGCGCTGGCCGCCGACCTGGCCTGGCACCGCCCGGGTCCGGCCGCCCACCTGCTCGCCGACGAACCCCTCGCCGCGCTCGCCCAGCACCTGCGCACCGCCGCCCGCCGCCCCGCCCCCACCGAAGCCCCCGGCGCCCGCCGCGCCCGCCTCGCCCTGCACCGGCACGCCGCCCACTACCGCACCCTGGTGCACGCCACCGAACAGCACGGCCAGCGCCTGCACGCCCCCTTCCTCGACAACCAGGTGGTCCGCGCCGCCCGCCTGCTCCCCGACGACCTGCGCCTGCAACCCGGCGCCCGGCACGCCCTGCTGGCCGCCGTGCTGGCCGGCGCCGGACGCACCGACCTCCCCGCCGACTGGGGCCGCGGCACCGGCGCCGACCCGCACGACAGCGCCCGCCGCGGCCTGCGGGCCGCCGCCCCCGCCCTCACCGACCTGCTCGACCGCCCGCTGCTCGGCGAAGCCGGACTGCTCGACGTCCCCGCCGCCCGCAAGACCCTGGCCGCCGCCACCGACCCCGCCCAGAGCGCCCCGCCCGGGACCCTCGCCGCCCTCGCCGACCTGATCGCCACCGAACTCTGGCTGCGCCGCCTCGCCGCCCGCCGCCCCGGCTCCTCCTGGGCCGGCCTGCCCGCCCCGCACCGCACCGCGCTCCCCACCTGA
- a CDS encoding MFS transporter: MTVSSRGPNDRLGALLALAQISNAGLARRVNDLGAQRGLTLRYDKTSVARWVTKGMVPQRPVPHLIATALGNKLGRPVPLEEIGLADSHPTPELGLEFPREVPEAVRSATELWRVDLDLRRGPGGGRWSDSLAGTFSVAAYATPVSRWLITPADGSVAREAVPDLTGYRVGHADAAKLREAAQEARRWDSKYGGGDWRSSMVPECLRVEAAPLLLASYSDAVGRALFGATAELTRLAGWMAFDTGQHEAAQRYYIQALRLARAAGDVPLGGYVLASMSLQASYRSFPDEAVDLAQAALERNRGLATARTMSFFHLVEARAHAKAGHAAACGSALAAAEAALDRARPGDADPTWIDFYAYDRLAADAAECFRDLGVPSKVRQFTREALARPTEGFVRSHGLRLVVSAMAEAEAGDLDAAVAAGERAVEVAGRISSHRSREYMVELLRRLEPYRNEQRVKELTERARLVLTSG; this comes from the coding sequence ATGACCGTCAGCTCACGAGGGCCGAACGACCGGCTCGGAGCCCTCCTCGCGCTCGCCCAGATCAGCAACGCCGGGCTCGCCCGCCGGGTCAACGACCTGGGCGCGCAACGCGGCCTGACCCTCCGTTACGACAAGACCTCGGTGGCCCGCTGGGTGACCAAGGGCATGGTGCCGCAGCGCCCGGTGCCGCACCTGATCGCCACCGCGCTGGGCAACAAGCTGGGCCGGCCGGTGCCGCTGGAGGAGATCGGCCTGGCCGACTCGCACCCCACGCCCGAGCTCGGCCTGGAGTTCCCGCGCGAGGTCCCGGAGGCGGTCCGCTCCGCCACCGAGCTCTGGCGGGTCGACCTGGACCTGCGGCGCGGCCCGGGCGGCGGCCGGTGGAGCGACAGCCTGGCCGGCACCTTCTCGGTCGCCGCGTACGCCACGCCCGTCTCGCGCTGGCTGATCACCCCCGCCGACGGGTCGGTGGCCCGCGAGGCCGTCCCCGACCTGACGGGGTACCGGGTCGGGCACGCGGACGCCGCCAAGCTCCGCGAGGCCGCCCAGGAGGCCCGCCGCTGGGACTCCAAGTACGGCGGCGGCGACTGGCGTTCCTCGATGGTGCCGGAGTGCCTGCGGGTGGAGGCCGCCCCGCTGCTGCTCGCCTCGTACAGCGACGCGGTCGGCCGGGCGCTGTTCGGCGCCACCGCCGAACTCACCAGGCTGGCAGGCTGGATGGCCTTCGACACCGGCCAGCACGAGGCCGCCCAGCGCTACTACATCCAGGCGCTCCGGCTGGCCCGCGCCGCCGGGGACGTGCCGCTCGGCGGCTACGTGCTCGCCTCGATGAGCCTGCAGGCCTCCTACCGCTCCTTCCCGGACGAGGCCGTCGACCTCGCCCAGGCCGCTCTGGAGCGCAACCGGGGCCTGGCCACCGCCCGCACCATGAGCTTCTTCCACCTGGTCGAGGCCCGCGCCCACGCCAAGGCCGGCCACGCCGCCGCCTGCGGCTCCGCGCTGGCCGCCGCCGAAGCCGCCCTCGACCGGGCCCGGCCCGGCGACGCCGACCCGACCTGGATCGACTTCTACGCCTACGACCGGCTCGCCGCGGACGCCGCCGAGTGCTTCCGCGACCTCGGGGTGCCCTCCAAGGTCCGGCAGTTCACCCGGGAGGCGCTGGCCCGTCCGACCGAGGGCTTCGTGCGCTCGCACGGCCTGCGGCTGGTGGTCTCGGCGATGGCCGAGGCCGAGGCCGGCGACCTGGACGCGGCGGTCGCCGCCGGCGAGCGGGCCGTCGAGGTGGCCGGTCGGATCTCCTCGCACCGCAGCCGCGAGTACATGGTCGAACTGCTGCGCCGCCTGGAGCCGTACCGGAACGAGCAGCGGGTCAAGGAGCTCACCGAACGCGCCCGGCTGGTGCTCACCAGCGGCTGA
- a CDS encoding TetR/AcrR family transcriptional regulator, translating into MSEQDQLTERVPVPAFGRTAVDVVPEQRGPGDRERYAFAPGERQAGQSGQAQARQAGQAESGRGAGSRLRVDARRNLESVLRAAREVFGELGYGAPMEEVARRAGVGVGTVYRRFPSKEVLVQRIAAEEVSWLTTQARESLYGGLTGPWDALAGFLQRAAASGAGRLLPPEAFRYAEEIGRVPEQRGTELRAFGGSPAATEAEQSADPRLLLQLLAALVARAGAAGELRPGVTVADVVLVLTAAVPVHASAALPARDGCEGGAGTRLLELLLQGLRAV; encoded by the coding sequence ATGTCGGAGCAGGATCAGTTGACGGAGCGGGTGCCGGTCCCGGCGTTCGGGAGGACCGCGGTGGATGTGGTGCCGGAGCAGCGCGGACCGGGCGACCGGGAGCGGTACGCCTTCGCACCCGGCGAGCGCCAGGCCGGACAGTCGGGGCAGGCGCAGGCGAGGCAGGCGGGCCAGGCCGAGTCCGGCCGGGGCGCCGGGTCGCGGCTGCGGGTGGACGCCCGGCGGAACCTGGAGAGCGTGCTGCGCGCCGCTCGCGAGGTGTTCGGCGAACTCGGCTACGGGGCGCCGATGGAGGAGGTCGCCCGGCGGGCCGGGGTCGGCGTGGGCACGGTGTACCGGCGCTTCCCGAGCAAGGAGGTGCTGGTCCAGCGGATCGCCGCCGAGGAGGTGTCCTGGCTGACCACCCAGGCCCGGGAGTCGCTGTACGGCGGGCTGACCGGGCCGTGGGACGCGTTGGCGGGCTTCCTGCAGCGGGCGGCCGCGTCGGGTGCCGGGCGGCTGCTGCCGCCCGAGGCGTTCCGGTACGCCGAGGAGATCGGCCGGGTGCCCGAGCAGCGCGGCACCGAACTCCGGGCGTTCGGCGGGTCGCCGGCGGCCACCGAGGCCGAGCAGAGCGCGGACCCGCGCCTGCTGCTGCAGTTGCTGGCGGCGCTGGTCGCCCGCGCCGGTGCGGCGGGCGAGCTGCGTCCCGGTGTGACGGTGGCGGACGTGGTGCTGGTGCTGACGGCCGCGGTGCCGGTGCACGCCTCGGCGGCGCTCCCGGCCCGGGACGGCTGCGAGGGCGGGGCCGGGACCCGGCTGCTGGAGCTCCTGCTGCAGGGCCTGCGCGCCGTCTGA
- a CDS encoding sigma-70 family RNA polymerase sigma factor encodes MSPEEQGEAAEFGAGLGAPGQVPDQGGSPARESLSGRVPGQAPAGHGSVTPEAFIADELPVRAVVPAPADPVDGERPPSDAELTAMVRAGEDAAYEEIYRRHADAVRRYARTCCRDSFTAEDLAGEVFARTLQALKAGKGPEFAVRAYLLTAVRNVAAAWARSDRREQLVDDFSSFAEGSAATIEFDLADPGADAWALAFADQRMVMRAYAELPEDDRVVLWHTEVERESPKTVAVMLGKTANATAVQAHRARDRLAAAFLQAHVSGSQESGCAGYANRLGAYARGSLRKRASAEVGKHVQDCTRCTAAYLELADINHSLRAVLPGGALLWIGTGWFTVAAAAVGGAAVTGAAVAGGTAVAGGTTAGTATAGTAAAGAGAAGSSGGGAAAVAGEGLGTAAKAGIAAGIAVVAAAVAAFALAGSPEPAPAAAPPATVAPETPAPPVPSPPPTPTPTPTPAPPPPPPTPTPSPTPKPTPTPTPRRVPTPTPKPTPTPPPVPTSTPPVVSTPTPPVVPTSQFWLDDLPLNRGHRDAVPTPTIRGGGQVLQRPSAFLDGKRYQHVLAARVPSRVTVDLNRSCRAFDAVAGLDDLGVTYGRVVFSVQGDDGRTLWSSPEMSPWDSPVAVHVPLAGQTSIRLVVIPARGSVPVVDLADWAQARLTC; translated from the coding sequence GTGAGTCCCGAGGAGCAGGGCGAGGCGGCGGAGTTCGGCGCCGGCCTGGGCGCCCCGGGTCAGGTCCCGGACCAGGGCGGCAGCCCCGCCCGCGAGTCGCTGAGCGGCCGGGTGCCCGGCCAGGCCCCGGCCGGGCACGGCAGCGTCACCCCCGAGGCGTTCATCGCCGACGAGCTCCCGGTGCGCGCGGTGGTGCCCGCCCCCGCCGACCCCGTCGACGGTGAACGCCCGCCCTCCGACGCCGAGTTGACCGCCATGGTGCGGGCCGGCGAGGACGCCGCGTACGAGGAGATCTACCGCCGGCACGCCGACGCCGTCCGCCGCTACGCCCGTACCTGCTGCCGCGACAGCTTCACCGCCGAGGACCTGGCGGGCGAGGTCTTCGCCCGCACGCTGCAGGCGCTGAAGGCCGGCAAGGGGCCCGAATTCGCCGTCCGGGCCTATCTGCTGACGGCGGTGCGCAACGTCGCCGCGGCCTGGGCCCGCTCCGACCGGCGCGAGCAGCTCGTCGACGACTTCTCCAGCTTCGCCGAAGGCTCGGCCGCCACCATCGAGTTCGACCTGGCCGACCCCGGCGCCGACGCCTGGGCGCTGGCCTTCGCCGACCAGCGCATGGTGATGCGGGCGTACGCCGAACTCCCCGAGGACGACCGGGTGGTGCTCTGGCACACCGAGGTGGAACGGGAGTCCCCCAAGACCGTCGCGGTGATGCTCGGCAAGACCGCCAACGCCACCGCGGTCCAGGCGCACCGGGCCCGTGACCGGCTGGCCGCCGCCTTCCTGCAGGCCCACGTGTCGGGCAGTCAGGAATCCGGCTGCGCCGGGTACGCCAACCGGCTCGGCGCGTACGCCCGCGGGTCGCTGCGCAAGCGTGCCTCCGCGGAGGTCGGCAAGCACGTCCAGGACTGCACCCGGTGCACCGCCGCGTACCTGGAACTGGCCGACATCAACCACAGCCTGCGGGCCGTGCTGCCCGGCGGTGCGCTGCTCTGGATCGGCACCGGCTGGTTCACCGTCGCGGCGGCGGCGGTCGGCGGCGCCGCCGTCACCGGCGCGGCGGTCGCGGGTGGAACGGCGGTCGCCGGAGGGACGACCGCCGGAACGGCCACGGCCGGAACCGCCGCGGCCGGCGCGGGCGCCGCGGGTTCCTCCGGCGGCGGGGCGGCTGCGGTGGCCGGGGAAGGGCTCGGCACCGCCGCGAAGGCCGGCATCGCCGCCGGTATCGCCGTGGTGGCCGCCGCCGTCGCCGCGTTCGCGCTCGCCGGTTCGCCCGAGCCGGCCCCGGCGGCCGCGCCGCCCGCGACCGTCGCGCCCGAGACCCCCGCACCGCCGGTCCCGAGCCCGCCGCCGACGCCCACCCCTACGCCGACCCCGGCACCGCCGCCGCCGCCGCCGACCCCGACGCCTTCGCCCACCCCTAAGCCGACGCCGACCCCGACGCCGCGGCGCGTGCCGACCCCCACGCCGAAGCCGACGCCGACCCCGCCGCCGGTGCCGACCTCGACGCCGCCGGTCGTGTCGACGCCCACTCCCCCGGTGGTGCCGACCAGTCAGTTCTGGCTGGACGACCTGCCGTTGAACCGGGGGCACCGCGACGCCGTCCCGACGCCGACCATCCGCGGCGGCGGCCAGGTCCTGCAGCGGCCGTCGGCGTTCCTCGACGGGAAGCGCTACCAGCACGTCCTGGCGGCGCGGGTGCCCTCCCGGGTGACCGTCGACCTGAACCGCTCCTGCCGGGCGTTCGACGCCGTCGCCGGGCTGGACGACCTCGGCGTCACCTACGGCCGGGTGGTCTTCTCCGTGCAGGGGGACGACGGGCGCACGCTGTGGAGCTCCCCCGAGATGTCCCCGTGGGACAGCCCGGTGGCCGTCCACGTCCCCCTCGCCGGCCAGACCTCCATCCGGCTGGTCGTCATCCCGGCCCGCGGTTCCGTCCCGGTGGTCGACCTCGCGGACTGGGCCCAGGCTCGGCTCACCTGCTGA
- a CDS encoding universal stress protein, translating to MARPQEPAVHADLPVTADPPPPGPAILTGCDGSDASLWALDRAMTEAEAHHLPLHVLAVVNPSPTGYPPGMADLVQESVERLVESMSDGLRRAVATVQSARARPYAGQLTLHVVLGNVIDLVLQAANGRHTLVLGTRGNGGFTRLLLGSVSTAAVHHATCPVLVVPAPADES from the coding sequence ATGGCCCGACCCCAGGAGCCCGCCGTGCACGCCGACCTGCCCGTGACCGCCGACCCGCCGCCGCCCGGCCCCGCGATCCTCACCGGCTGCGACGGCTCCGACGCCTCCCTCTGGGCCCTCGACCGCGCCATGACCGAGGCCGAGGCCCACCACCTCCCGCTGCACGTGCTGGCCGTGGTCAACCCCTCGCCCACCGGCTACCCGCCCGGCATGGCCGACCTGGTCCAGGAGAGCGTCGAGCGACTGGTCGAGAGCATGTCCGATGGTCTGCGCCGGGCCGTCGCCACCGTCCAGTCGGCCCGCGCCCGGCCCTATGCCGGGCAGCTCACCCTGCACGTCGTCCTCGGCAACGTCATCGACCTGGTGCTCCAGGCCGCCAACGGCCGTCACACCCTGGTCCTCGGCACCCGCGGCAACGGCGGCTTCACCCGCCTCCTGCTCGGCTCCGTCAGCACCGCCGCCGTCCACCACGCCACCTGCCCCGTGCTGGTGGTGCCCGCCCCCGCCGACGAGAGCTGA